From a single Pseudalkalibacillus hwajinpoensis genomic region:
- a CDS encoding 5-methyltetrahydropteroyltriglutamate--homocysteine S-methyltransferase: MTKSVEQRVSKAPFKGDHVGSFLRPERLKQARLQKAKGEITDQELREIEDEEIVKLVEKQKAVGLKAVTDGDFRRSWWHFDFLEGLDGVEGFETEKGLQFDGVVTKAHGIKVTDKVGFSDHYMIEHFKFLKSIAGDAVAKFTIPSPNMLFFRGEIDKGLYDSDEAFIDDLIVAYQGVIQALYNEGCRYLQIDDTSWATFFSEEGRASIEAKGKNPEKVAKLCARAINKSIANRPDDMLVTMHICRGNFKSTFMTSGSYEEISETIFGGLNVDGLFLEFDDERSGGFEPLRHVYRSDLSIVLGLITSKFGELEDPEKVKARIAEASRYVPLDQLCLSPQCGFASTEEGNLLTEDQQWEKVCHVLDIAKEVWK, from the coding sequence TTGACGAAATCAGTAGAACAAAGAGTATCAAAAGCTCCATTTAAAGGAGACCATGTAGGGAGTTTTTTACGGCCGGAACGTTTGAAGCAGGCACGCTTACAGAAGGCAAAGGGTGAAATTACGGACCAGGAATTGCGGGAAATCGAAGACGAAGAAATTGTTAAATTAGTGGAAAAGCAAAAAGCAGTCGGGCTTAAAGCAGTAACGGACGGTGACTTCCGACGTAGTTGGTGGCATTTTGACTTCCTTGAAGGTTTGGATGGTGTGGAAGGTTTTGAAACCGAAAAAGGTCTCCAATTCGATGGTGTTGTGACAAAAGCGCATGGTATTAAAGTAACCGATAAAGTTGGATTCAGCGATCATTACATGATTGAGCATTTTAAATTCCTTAAAAGTATTGCAGGGGATGCGGTTGCGAAATTCACAATTCCAAGCCCTAATATGCTTTTCTTTAGAGGAGAGATCGATAAGGGGCTTTACGATAGTGACGAAGCATTTATAGACGACTTGATTGTTGCTTACCAGGGGGTCATTCAGGCGCTATACAATGAAGGATGCCGTTACCTGCAAATTGATGATACATCATGGGCTACTTTCTTTTCCGAGGAAGGAAGAGCATCAATTGAAGCGAAAGGAAAGAACCCCGAAAAGGTTGCAAAGTTGTGTGCCCGGGCGATCAACAAATCAATAGCCAATAGACCTGACGATATGCTCGTAACCATGCATATTTGCCGTGGGAACTTTAAGTCGACCTTTATGACGAGTGGCAGTTATGAAGAAATTTCCGAAACCATCTTCGGTGGTTTGAATGTCGATGGGCTTTTCCTTGAGTTTGATGATGAGCGTTCTGGTGGTTTTGAACCGCTCCGCCATGTCTACCGCTCGGACCTATCAATTGTTTTAGGTTTGATCACTTCGAAATTTGGTGAATTAGAGGACCCGGAAAAAGTGAAAGCACGAATTGCAGAAGCTTCAAGATATGTGCCGTTAGATCAGCTTTGTTTAAGTCCGCAATGCGGTTTTGCTTCCACAGAAGAAGGTAACTTACTGACTGAAGACCAACAATGGGAAAAAGTATGTCATGTATTGGATATTGCCAAAGAAGTTTGGAAGTAA
- a CDS encoding Lrp/AsnC family transcriptional regulator: MILDELDKNLIVCLSHDGRMSFKDIAEELDVTEKTIRLRYKKLVDSGVLKVVAMDGSKSSSA, from the coding sequence TTGATTCTTGATGAATTAGATAAGAATTTAATTGTTTGTTTATCCCATGATGGTCGCATGTCCTTCAAAGATATTGCTGAGGAATTAGATGTTACTGAAAAGACGATTAGATTAAGGTACAAGAAACTTGTAGATAGTGGTGTTCTGAAGGTGGTTGCGATGGATGGATCCAAATCATCCTCAGCATAA
- a CDS encoding SNF2 helicase associated domain-containing protein, whose protein sequence is MNIKVNNKIIKEMCGTLSFKRGEAYYHSNKVVFNQFRSDFCEATVHGTEDFHVTIIKEVTGDFQRECSCPSLANFQKDCQHIAAVLLAINDFQQKGTSPLNRQGQQATDGELTEGFMTLFNDKSTPTSGHQRYFEKREVLGASFTCKVISVGNGQYLLGMEIELNSTKLHSIRNFLIDVRQGKPSELSPTFTYDPGIHCFSIEADALIHHLIRVVYDEVAFLESIPDAFNYKGTNQTLIIPPTAWKRLVPLLTNASLAKLEYDGNRFERLRIVDGTPPIQFLFDEISKDHFQLTVKGFESMLVLNLYRSVLSDGKVFQLDGQDCERLSELKQMLPSPGTNHIPIPHKHINHFLEKIVPDLKKIGNVQLSQRLNQRFFKTLLVAKLYLDRLKNRLLAGLEFHYEEVVIQPLESREVPTGPMIIRDIEKEEKILKLMDESGFSKTDGGYHMQNEALEYEFLYHVVPKLQKMVQLYATTAVRNRLVRKETHPAIRVKHKKRERTNWLEFKFEMDGISDNQIQEVLAALEEKRKYFRLRNGSLLSLETKEMEEIHRFLTTVPAQDEDLEASLNIPVTKSLHLLDSIDTSELFTVEDSFRQFLDQLLHPGKLDFEVPEKLDHILRDYQKRGYKWMKTLASYGFSGVLADDMGLGKTLQSITYIVSELSIIRERKLPVIIVCPSSLTYNWLHEIRKFAPDIRAVVIDGNQSNREKIQKNSAEMDVVITSYPLLRRDIKWYENQSFHTVFFDEAQAFKNPTTQTARTVKRIEANHRFGLTGTPVENSIEELWSIYHVIFPQLFQGLKDYSYLTRKTIARRVRPFLLRRMKEDVLAELPKKMESLELTELLPEQKKLYAAYLAKLRTDTLKHLDRDTIRKNRIKILAGLTRLRQICCHPALFVEGYKGSSAKYEQLLQIIEESRLSGRRVLIFSQFTKMLKHIGRELTVRGQTYFYLDGETPAEERVQTCNRFNEGERDLFLISLKAGGTGLNLTGADTVILYDLWWNPAVEEQAADRTHRIGQEKVVKVIKLVAQGTIEEKMNELQEKKRELIADIIDSEEKASATLTEEDIREILME, encoded by the coding sequence ATTATAAAAGAAGTGACAGGGGACTTTCAGAGGGAATGCAGTTGTCCTTCGTTAGCCAACTTTCAAAAGGATTGTCAGCATATCGCAGCCGTTCTATTAGCGATTAATGATTTTCAACAAAAAGGAACTTCCCCACTTAATAGACAAGGCCAACAAGCCACTGATGGAGAACTAACGGAAGGTTTCATGACACTTTTCAATGACAAATCTACGCCAACTAGTGGCCATCAACGTTATTTCGAGAAAAGAGAAGTTCTTGGAGCCTCATTTACCTGTAAAGTAATTTCAGTGGGGAATGGTCAGTACTTACTTGGAATGGAAATAGAACTTAATAGCACTAAATTACATAGCATTCGAAATTTTCTTATAGACGTAAGACAAGGAAAACCGAGTGAACTATCTCCTACATTCACGTATGATCCGGGCATTCACTGCTTTTCAATTGAAGCAGATGCGCTTATTCATCATCTTATTCGGGTCGTTTATGATGAAGTGGCTTTTCTAGAATCAATACCTGACGCTTTCAACTATAAAGGAACGAATCAAACCTTAATTATCCCCCCAACCGCGTGGAAGCGGCTTGTCCCTTTGCTCACCAATGCCTCATTAGCTAAGCTTGAATATGACGGAAACCGTTTTGAGCGCTTACGAATTGTGGATGGTACACCTCCTATCCAGTTTCTATTCGACGAAATAAGTAAGGATCACTTTCAATTAACAGTTAAAGGCTTTGAGAGTATGCTCGTTTTGAATTTATATCGTTCTGTTCTGAGTGACGGAAAAGTCTTTCAGTTGGATGGACAGGACTGTGAACGATTATCCGAACTAAAGCAAATGCTTCCATCTCCTGGTACGAATCATATTCCAATTCCACATAAACATATCAATCATTTTCTCGAAAAAATCGTACCGGATCTGAAGAAGATTGGAAATGTTCAACTATCGCAAAGGTTAAATCAGAGATTCTTCAAAACGCTGCTCGTTGCCAAACTATACCTGGATCGTTTGAAAAATCGTCTGCTTGCTGGACTTGAGTTTCACTATGAAGAAGTCGTGATCCAACCGCTTGAAAGCAGGGAGGTCCCCACAGGACCGATGATCATTAGGGATATTGAAAAGGAAGAGAAAATCCTCAAGCTCATGGACGAAAGTGGGTTTTCAAAGACAGATGGCGGTTATCATATGCAAAATGAAGCACTTGAGTATGAATTTCTGTATCATGTTGTTCCGAAGCTACAGAAAATGGTTCAACTATATGCCACTACGGCTGTTCGGAATCGACTTGTGAGAAAGGAAACTCATCCTGCTATCAGGGTCAAGCATAAGAAAAGGGAACGCACAAATTGGTTGGAATTCAAATTTGAAATGGATGGTATTTCTGACAATCAAATTCAAGAGGTTTTAGCTGCATTGGAAGAGAAAAGGAAATATTTTCGTCTTCGAAATGGGTCTCTCTTATCTCTTGAGACGAAAGAGATGGAAGAAATTCATCGTTTCTTGACGACCGTCCCGGCACAGGATGAAGATTTGGAGGCGAGTTTAAATATACCGGTTACCAAAAGCCTTCATCTTCTTGATTCTATTGATACGAGTGAGCTTTTTACGGTAGAGGATTCTTTTCGACAGTTCTTAGATCAACTCCTTCATCCGGGAAAATTGGATTTTGAGGTGCCAGAGAAGTTAGATCACATCCTGCGTGACTATCAAAAACGCGGATACAAATGGATGAAAACACTAGCTAGCTATGGATTCAGTGGCGTTCTAGCTGATGATATGGGACTTGGTAAAACACTGCAAAGCATCACTTATATTGTATCCGAGCTATCAATCATTCGAGAACGTAAGCTCCCTGTTATCATCGTTTGCCCGTCATCTCTCACCTATAATTGGCTGCATGAAATAAGGAAATTTGCTCCTGATATCCGAGCGGTTGTCATAGACGGAAATCAATCGAATCGAGAAAAGATACAAAAGAATAGCGCAGAAATGGACGTCGTCATCACATCCTATCCGCTACTTCGGAGAGACATTAAATGGTATGAGAATCAATCGTTTCACACGGTGTTTTTTGATGAGGCTCAGGCGTTCAAGAATCCAACGACACAGACTGCTAGAACGGTTAAAAGGATCGAGGCAAATCACCGTTTCGGACTGACAGGGACACCCGTGGAAAATTCAATTGAAGAGCTCTGGTCAATCTATCATGTCATTTTTCCACAGCTATTCCAGGGGTTGAAAGATTATAGCTATCTTACAAGGAAAACCATTGCTCGAAGGGTTCGACCCTTTTTACTTCGTAGAATGAAAGAAGATGTACTTGCGGAGTTACCTAAAAAAATGGAGTCCCTTGAGTTAACCGAGCTTTTACCTGAACAAAAGAAGCTCTATGCAGCCTATTTAGCAAAGCTACGAACGGATACACTGAAGCACCTCGACAGGGATACCATTCGAAAAAATCGGATAAAAATATTAGCAGGTTTGACGCGGTTGCGACAAATTTGTTGTCACCCTGCTCTATTTGTAGAAGGATACAAGGGAAGCTCAGCAAAATATGAGCAGCTGCTTCAAATCATTGAGGAATCAAGACTGTCTGGTAGAAGAGTTTTGATCTTCTCCCAATTTACTAAAATGCTTAAGCACATAGGTAGAGAGCTGACAGTCCGAGGTCAAACCTATTTCTATCTAGATGGAGAAACGCCTGCCGAGGAGCGAGTACAAACCTGTAATCGATTTAACGAGGGTGAGCGTGATCTGTTTCTTATTTCCTTAAAAGCAGGGGGGACTGGCCTTAACTTAACAGGTGCAGATACGGTGATCTTATATGATCTCTGGTGGAATCCTGCAGTCGAAGAGCAAGCAGCAGATCGAACGCACCGCATTGGTCAAGAGAAGGTTGTAAAGGTAATTAAGTTAGTAGCTCAAGGCACAATTGAAGAGAAGATGAATGAGCTTCAAGAGAAAAAGAGAGAGCTCATTGCAGACATTATTGATTCAGAAGAAAAAGCTTCAGCAACATTAACGGAAGAGGATATTCGTGAGATATTAATGGAATGA
- a CDS encoding DUF421 domain-containing protein gives MKKIKFSLDDLNQHLRELGVFDIYEVEYALVEVSGELSIRKKNQFQPPTRQDLQLKYSPSSLPIELIMDGVIIEKNLINQYNREWIHLEIKKRNLTIEDIYYAVVNSNGTLFIDTYKDNIRSPSDLE, from the coding sequence ATGAAAAAAATAAAATTCTCTTTAGATGATTTGAATCAACATCTAAGAGAACTAGGGGTATTTGACATCTATGAAGTGGAATATGCGTTAGTAGAAGTAAGTGGCGAATTATCCATTCGTAAGAAAAATCAATTTCAACCTCCTACACGTCAAGATTTACAACTTAAATACTCTCCATCATCGTTACCTATTGAGTTAATTATGGACGGCGTAATAATTGAGAAGAATTTAATCAACCAATATAACAGAGAGTGGATTCATTTGGAGATTAAAAAAAGAAACTTAACTATAGAAGATATTTACTACGCAGTGGTTAACAGTAACGGCACTCTTTTTATTGACACCTATAAAGATAATATTCGATCTCCCTCTGATTTAGAGTAA